The genome window GCGGCAGATCTCGTGTTTCTGCGTCAGCAGTATCCGGAGGTTTTGGAGGATTGAGATGACCGAGCGGCCTGCATTATCGTATCGGATGGGATGCCCCCCTTGATCCAAGTCACCCACCCCAACGGGATCTACCTGCCTGAGGCGGATCTGTGGCTGGATCCGCATTTCCCTGGCAAGCGGGCTTTCATCTCCCATGCGCACAGCGACCATGTGGCGCGGCATGAGATGACGTTCTGCTCCGAAGTGACGCGGGATCTCATGAAGACCCGCTACGGTTACAAGAGCGAGGGCGAGATGCGCGTGCTGCCCATGCGTGAGGCCGTGGAGTGGGAGGGCTGGGAGCTGCGGCTGCTGCCTGCGGGGCACATCATCGGCTCCGCTATGCTGCACCTCACGCGCAAGGCAGACGGCGCCACGCTGCTTTACACCGGAGACTACAAGCTGCGCCAGGGGCTCAGTTCAGAACGCTGCGAGCTGCTTCATGCGGACACGCTGATCATGGAGTGTACTTTTGGCCTGCCGCAGTTCACCTTTCCACCCACGGCCCAGGTGGTGCATCAGGTGCTCAAATTTGTGCAGGAGACGCTGGAGGACGGCGGCATTCCCGTGCTGCTGGGCTACTCCCTGGGCAAGGCGCAGGAGATCCTCTGTGCGCTGGCAGAGGCCGGGCATCCGGTGATGGTGCACAAGTCGATCTGGGACATGACACGCGCCGTGGCTCCATTGCTGGGCAGGCTGCCGGAGTACCGCCTGTTTGACGCCGCGCAGGCTGCTGGTCATGTGCTGCTCTTCCCGCCCAGCAACGGGCGCTCCATCGCCATCAAAAAACTGAAGGTCTGTCGCACGGCCATGATGACCGGCTGGGCGCTGCAGCCCGGTGCCAAGTTCCGCTATCAGGTGGATGAAATTTTTCCGCTTAGCGATCACGCCGACTACCCCGAGCTGGTCGAAACAGTGCAGGAGGTGAAGCCGCGCTGCACCTGGCTGGTGCATGGCTACACGCACGAATTTGCCGCTGATCTGCGGCAGCGCGGATTTGAGGCCTGGACGCTGGAGCGTGCAGACCAGCTGGAACTGACGCTGGCCAGCGCGGCTCCGGTGCTGCGCACGGCGGTGGAGACCGGCAGCAATGACTGGGGGCGGGGAAGCTTTGCGCAATGGGCGGAAGCTTGTGCGCAGACTGCCGAAGTAGCCTCGCGACTGAAGAAGGTGGAAAGACTGGCCGACATGCTGCGCAGCCTGTCAGATGTGGAAGAGCTGGCGCTGGCGGCGCGCTTTTCCGCCGGCAGCACCGGTGACGCACCGCTGAACACAGGCTGGTCACTGCTGAAACGTGCGCTCATTGAACTCAGTGGCGTGAACGAGGCCGAATATCGCACCATTTCGCGCTCGCAGGCAGACACGGGCCGCACCGCCTTCCTGGTGCTGCAGCGTGCGGTACTTTCTCCAACTGCGTGTTCTTTGAGTGATGTTGCCGCATTCTTCGCCCAGCTGAGCAGGGCCGGGGGGCAGGTGGAGCGTGTGAAGCTGATCAAAAACCGGCTGCAGCAGCTCACCGCCGCCACAGGGGCCTGGCTGGTGCGGCTCATGACGGGGGAGCTGCGCATGGGCTCCAAAGAAGGGCTGATCGAAGAGGCCGTGGCCGCAGCTTTTGATGCGGGGGCAGATGCGGTGCGCGAGGCTGCCATGCTCTGCGGAGACATCGGACAGGCAGCCAGGCTGGCCAGCAAACACAGCCTGCACGAGGCAAAGCCTCGCCCGATGGTGCCCATCAAGGTCATGCTCGCGTCTCCAGAAGAAACTGCGCAGGACATTTGGGAAAGGCTCAACACGGCGGAGGTCTGGCTGGAGGACAAGTATGACGGCATTCGCGCGCAGATGCACCGGACTGCAGAGCGTGTGGAGATCTACACCCGCGACCTCAAGCCTGTAGGTGCGCAGTTTCCTGAGATCATGCAGGCTGCATCAGCGCTGTCGGCGGAGGTCATTCTGGATGGCGAAATCATCGCGCATGCGGAGGACAAGAAGCTCTCGTTCTTCGATCTGCAAAAGCGCCTTGGCCGCCGCGATCAGGCGGACCTCTTTCTGCCCAGTGATGTGACGGTGAAGTATGTGGTGTTTGACGTGCTGTGGAAGGACGGTGTGTCGCTGCTGGAAAAGCCGCTGACGGAACGGAGAGCGAAGCTGGAGGCGATTTCGCTGCCTGCTGGAATGGGAGTGATCGAGGTGATGAAAGCGGCCAGTGCAGATGACATCGAGGCCGCCTTTCATGCGGCACGACGCCGTGGCAATGAGGGTCTCATCGCCAAAGATGCTCTCAGCCATTACTCGCCAGGAAGACGCGGCAAATCATGGCTCAAGCTGAAGAAGGCCTTTGCCACACTCGATGTGGTGGTGGTGCGGGCTGAGCAGGGCCACGGCAAACGCAGTCATGTGCTCAGCGACTACACCTTTGCGGTGCGCGATGAAGAGGCGGACAACAGCCTGCGCATCATTGGCAAGGCCTACAGCGGGTTGACCGATGCGGAGATCGAGGAACTGACGGAGCACTTCACCCAAACGACCCTGAGCCAGCGCGGGCGAGTGCGCACCGTGACGCCGGAGATCGTGCTGGAGATCGCGTTTGATTCCATCCAGGCCAGCAACCGCCACGACAGCGGCCTGGCGATGAGGTTTCCGCGCATCAAGGCCATCCGGCGAGACAAAGGCCCGGCAGAAATCGACACCCTGGCCTACGCGCGCAAGCTGGCTGGTGTGAGCGTGTGAGATGCTGTTATTTCTTCAGTTTGGCGAAGAAGACTCGGGCGCTTTCCATCACGCCGTAGGCGGTCTCCTGCGGAGTGAGCTCGGCGGTCTGGATGCGGAGATCGGCCAGGCCTTTGTAGAGAGGTTTGCGCTCATTGAGCAGGCGCTCCAGTTTGGCTTTGGGATCTTCCTCGCCATTGAGCAGCGGGCGGTTGTTGTTGGCGGCGGTGCGGCGGGCGAGGCGCTCGGGATCGGCATCCAGCCAGACGATGTAGCCGAGATGGCGCAGGATGGCGAGATTGCGGGGCTGGGTGACGATGCCGCCGCCGGTGGCGATGACGCAGCCGCGTCTGCCGAGCAGGGAGCGGAGAGCGGCCGATTCGTGAAGGCGGAAGGCGGCTTCTCCCTCCGTGGCAAAAATGTCCGGGATGCT of Prosthecobacter vanneervenii contains these proteins:
- a CDS encoding ATP-dependent DNA ligase; translated protein: MIQVTHPNGIYLPEADLWLDPHFPGKRAFISHAHSDHVARHEMTFCSEVTRDLMKTRYGYKSEGEMRVLPMREAVEWEGWELRLLPAGHIIGSAMLHLTRKADGATLLYTGDYKLRQGLSSERCELLHADTLIMECTFGLPQFTFPPTAQVVHQVLKFVQETLEDGGIPVLLGYSLGKAQEILCALAEAGHPVMVHKSIWDMTRAVAPLLGRLPEYRLFDAAQAAGHVLLFPPSNGRSIAIKKLKVCRTAMMTGWALQPGAKFRYQVDEIFPLSDHADYPELVETVQEVKPRCTWLVHGYTHEFAADLRQRGFEAWTLERADQLELTLASAAPVLRTAVETGSNDWGRGSFAQWAEACAQTAEVASRLKKVERLADMLRSLSDVEELALAARFSAGSTGDAPLNTGWSLLKRALIELSGVNEAEYRTISRSQADTGRTAFLVLQRAVLSPTACSLSDVAAFFAQLSRAGGQVERVKLIKNRLQQLTAATGAWLVRLMTGELRMGSKEGLIEEAVAAAFDAGADAVREAAMLCGDIGQAARLASKHSLHEAKPRPMVPIKVMLASPEETAQDIWERLNTAEVWLEDKYDGIRAQMHRTAERVEIYTRDLKPVGAQFPEIMQAASALSAEVILDGEIIAHAEDKKLSFFDLQKRLGRRDQADLFLPSDVTVKYVVFDVLWKDGVSLLEKPLTERRAKLEAISLPAGMGVIEVMKAASADDIEAAFHAARRRGNEGLIAKDALSHYSPGRRGKSWLKLKKAFATLDVVVVRAEQGHGKRSHVLSDYTFAVRDEEADNSLRIIGKAYSGLTDAEIEELTEHFTQTTLSQRGRVRTVTPEIVLEIAFDSIQASNRHDSGLAMRFPRIKAIRRDKGPAEIDTLAYARKLAGVSV